The nucleotide sequence GCGGCCTCGTCCGTGGTGCAGAGCGCGCCCGCCGAGGTGGTGATCACCTTCAGCGAGGGGGTCCGGAAGGTCCCGGGCAAGGTCCGGGTGATCGCGCCCGACGGTTCCCGGGCCGACCGGGGCGAGCCGACCTTCAAGGGCGCCGTCGTCACCATCCCGGTGGACCCGTCCGGTTCCCGCGGCACCTACCTGGTCAGCTACCGGGTGATCTCGGCCGACAGCCACCCGGTCTCCGGCGCGTTCACCTACTCGGTCGGTGCGCCGTCCACCCCGCCGACCGACACCGGCACGGACACCCGGGCCGACCCGGTGGTCGGCAACGCGGTCAAGGTGGCGAAGTACCTGGGCTACGCCGGGCTGCTGCTGCTCGTCGGCCCGGCGCTGGTGCTGGCCGCGCTGTGGCCCCGCCGGCTGTCCCGGCGCGGCCCCGCCCGGCTGGCCTGGTCGGGGCTCGGCCTGCTGGCCGTGGCCACCCTCGCCGAGCTGTGGCTCCAGGTCCCCTACACCAACGGCGGCGGCCCGTTCGACGTCACCGGCTCCGGCTTCGGCGACGTGCTCGGCAGCACCTACGGCACGGCGCACCTGGTCCGGCTCGGCCTGCTCGCCGCGGCGGCCTTCCTGCTCCGCCCGCTCTTCGCGGGGCCGGTGGGCCGCACCGACGGGCTCATCCTGGCCATCCTCGGCGGGGCGGCGCTGTTCACCTGGCCCCTCGCCGGGCACCCGGCGGCGTCCCCCGCTCCCGCCGTGTCGGTGGTCGTGGACGCCGTGCACCTGGGCAGCATGGCCGTCTGGCTGGGCGGCCTCGTGATGCTCGCGGTCTTCCTGCTGCGCCGGGCCGACGAGCGGGAGCTGGATGCGATCCTGCCGATCTGGTCCCGCTGGGCGGCGCTGGCGGTGGCCGCGCTGCTGCTGGCCGGCACCGTGCAGGGGCTCATCGAGGTGGCCACGCCGAAGGCGCTGGTCGACACCACGTACGGGCGGCTGCTGCTCGCCAAGATCGTGCTGTTCGCGCTGGTGATCGGGGTGGCCGCGTACTCCCGGGCGCTGGTGCGGCGGCGCGCCGCCGCGGGCCGGCCCGGCGCGATGCGGCGGGCCGTGGTGGCCGAGCTGGCCATCACCGCGGTGGTGCTCGGCCTGTCGGCCACGCTGGTGCAGACCACCCCGGCCCGCACCGCCTCCGGGACCGTGGCCGGCGCACCGGACAACTTCTTCTCCACGACGCTGAGCAGCCCGCTCTACTCCCTGCAGGTGGAACTGGACCCGGCCGAGACCGGCAGCAACTCGCTGCACCTCTACGCCTACACCAAGGACAACCGGCCCCAGCCGGTGCAGGAGTGGAAGGCCACCGCCGCGCTGCCGTCGGCCGGCATCGAGCCGATCACGATCCCGCTGCTGCCGCTGACCGACAACCACGCCTTCGGCGAGTTCAACCTGCCGGCGGCGGGGCAGTGGCAGCTCCGCTTCACCGTCCGCACGTCCGACATCGACCAGGCCACGGTGACCGCCACCGTGCCCGTCAAGTAACGGAAGGCTCGCCCACATGATCCGTCTCCGGCGTCCCGCAACCGCCGCCGCGCTCACCCTGACGGCCGTGACCGCGGCCGTGCTCGGCCTGGCCGGGCCGGCCTCGGCGCACGTCACCGTGAACCCGAAGGAGGCAACGCAGGGCAGCTACGGCCGTTTCGCCTTCCGGGTGCCGAACGAGAGCGACACGGCGTCGACCGCCAAGGTCGAGGTGAACCTGCCGGAGAACGCCCCGGTCGGCTCGGTCTCCACCATGCCGGTGCCCGGCTGGACGGTCGCGGTCGAGAAGCGCAAGGTCGACCCGCCGATCGAGGTGCACGGCAGCCAGCTCACCGAGGCGGTCTCCAAGCTGACCTGGACGGCCGCCCCGAACGGCGGCGTCAAGCCGGGCGAGTTCCAGGAGTTCCCGGTGTCGATGGGCCCGCTGCCGCAGGTCGACCGGATGGTGTTCAAGGTGCTCCAGACCTACTCCGACGGCAACGTCTCCCGCTGGATCGAGGAGCCCACGCCGGGCGCGGAGGAGCCGGAGAACCCGGCGCCGGTGCTCACCCTGGCCGCCGCCGAGGCGTCCGCCTCGCCGGCCGCGAGCGCCCCGGCGGCCGCAGCCGACGACGACGATGACGACGACGCCGACACCGGCGCCGCGACCGCGTTCGGGGTGGCCGGTCTGGTCGCCGGCCTGGCCGGCCTCATCCTCGGCGGGCTGGCCTTCCGGCGTACCCGTCGGGAGCCCGCCGCGAAGTCCTGACCCGCGTCGCCGCGCCGGCCCGCGACCGTTCCGGGTCGCGGCGTGGCGTCAGACGCGCCGAGCCGGAATGGTCGCACGGATCTTCCGGCGGGCCGGCCGTCGTTCCGCGGTCCTTCGCGTGCGTGCCGTGGATATCCGGCGAATCGGCGGTCGGCGTCGGTAAGGTCGGCCGGGTACTTCGCTACCGAGGGGGACGACGCGAATGCGTTTCGTGCGCACGATCGCCGGCATGCTGCTGTTGACCGTGGGGATTCCGGCCCTGCTGGCGGGCGCCGGGCTCTGGCTCGCCGCCCGGCACGCCGACCCGGACGGCGGCTTCGGCGCCCGCTTCGAGACGATTCGCACCCCCGCCCGGGCGGTCGTGGTGACCGACGTGGACGCCCTGCTCCGCGCCGATGCGCCGGTCGCCCGGGCCGGTCAGACCCGGCTGCGGCTCACCGCGCGGACCGCCGACGGCCCGGCCTTCCTCGGCCTCGCCCCGACCGACCAGGTGCGACGGTGGCTGTCCGACGTCCCGCACGCCACCGTGCGCCGGGTCGCGGTGGCCCGGGGGCCGCTGCCGGTCCGTCTCGACCCGCCCACCGCGGGCGCCGCGGCCCCCGACCCCCTCGGCCAGGACCTCTGGGTACGTGAGGGGATCGGGGCTCTGGAGTGGAGCCCGGCCGAACTGGCCGACCGGTCGCTGAGCCTGGTGGTGATGCGGCCGGACGGGCGGGGCGACCTGGCCGTGGACCTGGGCGCCGAGCTGCGCGCCGGCTGGTTCCCGGGGATCGCCTGGGCGCTGCTGGCGGGCGGGACGCTGCTGGTCGTCCTCGCCGTGGTGCTGCTGCTGCGCCCGGTCCGGCCGCGCGAGGTGGTCTTCGTCGTCGAACCGGACCAGGTTCCGGTGCTGGCCGGCCGGCTGGGCGTCAGCTCGCTCAGCGGCCTGGGCCGGGTGCCGGAACCCGCCATGCTGCCCGACCGGCAACTGGTCTCCGTCGGATCGGGGCCCGGCGAGCGGTCCCGTGCGGCCATCGGCCCGGTGCCCAGCCGGCGGGCCGAGAGCCTCGCCGGCCTGCCGGTCGACCCGGAATGGTCGTGGCCCCCGGTGACCACGGCGGGGACGCCCCGCCCGGTCCGGCCGGCGCCGCCCGCCGACGAGTGAACCTGCCCCCTACGGCGGTGGCCCTCCGCGCTGCCGACGCGGAGGGCCACCGTCACCGGGGGATCGGTGCTACCTGGGAGAAACCTGAGGTAGTTGAGACCAGATTAGCGCCGAACGGCGCTTGTCGCGAGTTCTGTCCAGTTAGTGCCCGTTTCCGGCTGGTGCGGCGGACCGCTCCGGCACCCGGTGGCGGGCCGGCAGCACGGCCAGCAGCAACAGGCTGAGCAGCACGTACGCGTTGCGGACGATGAACTCGGCGGGATTGTCGGTGCGGGCCGGCGCGACGCCCCAGTCCTGGAAGGTGACCACCCCGTAGACGATCACGAAGCCGGTGCCGACGGCCAGGACGAGCAGCCACCGTCGCCGGCGGGCACCCTCCACCGTGGTCCGGTCGGCGTCCAGCGCCGCGTCGAGCAGCACCACCACCGCCGGAATGAACCAGTACAGGTGGTGGGTCCAGGTGATCGGGCTGACCAGCCCGCCGACGAGGCCGGTCAGGGTGAGGCCGGCCAGGGCGTCCCCGGCCCGCGCCGCCCGCGCGGCCCGCCACAGCCCGTACCCGGCGACCAGCAGCGCCAGCAGCAGCCAGGGGAGCTGGCTCGGCTTGTCCGGCGCGGTGATCCGGCTGAGCAGCCCGAACAGCGACTGGTTCCCGGTGTAGTCGGTCCGGCCCACCCGGTCGGTCGCCCACAGCTCGTGGGTCCAGAACCGCCACGAGTCACCCGGCGCGACCGCCGCGGCGAGCAGCGTGGCCAGCGCCGCCGTCACGGCCGCCACCACGGCCGCCCGCCAGCGCCGGGTGGCCAGCAGGTAGAGCACGAAGATGCCGGGGAACAGCTTGAGCGCCGCCGCCAGTCCCACGCCCACGCCGGCCCAGCGCCGCCCCTGGGGTACGGCGTACAGCAGGTCGCCCAGGATCAGCACCACCAGCAGCATGTTGATCTGCCCGAAGGTGAGCGTCTCCCGGGTGCTCTCCACCGCGAGGACCAGCAGCACGGCGACCGTGACGCTGAACAGCGGCGGCAGGCCGTGCCGCCGGATCACGGGCAGCACCAGCCAGCGGGTGGTCACCACCACGCCGACCACGGTGAGCACCGTGAAGATCGCGATGGTGGCGCCCAGCGGCAGCAGCGCGAACGGCCGCAGCAGCAGCGCCGCGAAGGGGGGATAGGTGAAGTAGAGCGCGCCCTGCACCCGGTCCGGCTGGACGTAGTCGTAGAGCGGGTGGCCGGCCGACCACCAGTCCATGGCCCGCATGTAGATCTTGAGGTCGAAGAAGTCGTGCACCAGACCGGGCAGGTAGAGCGCCGGGAGCACCGCCGCCAGCGCCACCACCGCGACGAGCCGGCGGGCCGTGCGCCCGCCCGGGTCGTCCTCGGTGACGGCGGGTGGTGCGACGGGTTCGGCTGGCACGGGGAAACCCTAGCGGTCCACCTCGGCGAGGGTGCTTCAGGCGCGGGCGGGTCGGCGGCGCGTAGTCTGTGGCGGTGGCTGATCTTCTCGTCTGGATCGACTGTGAGATGACCGGGTTGGACCTCGGCCGGGACAAGCTGATCGAGGTCGCCGCGCTCGTCACCGACCCCGATCTCAACGTGCTGGGGGAGGGCGTCGACGTGGTCATCCACGCCGACGAGGCGGCGCTGGAGGCGATGCCGGAGATCGTGCAGACCATGCACGGCAAGTCCGGCCTCACCGAGGAGGTGCGCCGCTCCACGGTCACCCTGCGCGAGGCCGAGGACATGGTGCTCGACTACGTGGCCAGCCACGTGAAGGACCCGCGTACCGCCCCGCTGTGCGGCAACTCGATCGCGACCGACCGGGGCTTCATCGCCCGGGACATGCCCCGGCTCGACGCCCACCTGCACTACCGGATGATCGACGTCTCCTCGATCAAGGAGTTGTGCCGGCGCTGGTACCCGCGGGTGTACTTCGGTCAGCCGCAGAAGGGGCTCGCCCACCGGGCGCTGGCCGACATCCGGGAGAGCATCCGCGAGCTGGAGTACTACCGGCGGACGGTCTTCGTGCCGCTGCCCGGCCCGGACGTGGAGAGTGCCAAGGCGATCGCCGCGCAGCTCTGAGCCTCGCCGAGCCGGCCGGCCGCAACCCGGTGGACGGGGCCGGCAGGGGTGTGGCTATTATTAGTCCGCGCCCCGCCCGGCTCGACCGGCGCGGAGAGCATGGTGGCTGTAGCTCAGTTGGCAGAGCACCGGGTTGTGGTCCCGGTTGTCGTGGGTTCAATTCCCATCAGTCACCCCAGCAGCACCGAAGCCCCCTCCTCCGGGAGGGGGCTTCGGTCGTTTGCGCTGGCTGCCGTCGGATCAGGGGGTCGGCTCGACGCTCGGCTCGTCGGCGGCCGGGCTGGTGTCGTCGCCCGGCTCGGCCGGCGGCTCGTACGGCAGGGCGCTGCCCTTGACGTACTCGTCCCAGCTCATGTTCCAGTCGGTCCAGCCGTTGCCGTTCTGGAGCTTGCGCTCGGTGCCCTTCACCGTGATGGGGTCGCCCATGCGGGTGTTGGCGAAGAGCCAGTTGCCGTCCTTCATCGAGACGTTGACGCACCCGTGCGACACGTTCGTCCTGCCCTGCACGCCCTCCGACCAGGGCGCGGCGTGGATGAACTCGCCACCCCAGGTGAGCCGCTGGGCGTAGTCGATCTCGGTGCGGTAGCCCTCCTCCGGGCCCAGCTCCTCCATGGTGTCGAAGACCGTGTGGCGGAGCTTCTCGATCACGACCATGGTGCCGCTGGACGACGGGGTGCTCTTCTTGCCGAGGCTCACCAGGATCGTCTTGATCACCTTGCCGTCCTTGGTGACCGTCATCCGCTTGGTGCGGTTATCCACGGTCATCACGAACGACGGACCGACCTTGACGTCGACACTGAGGTCGGAGCGGCCGTACCAGCCGCCGCCGAGCGGCAGCCCGCCCGCCTGCACCTTGTAGCTCACGGTGCTGTTGGCCTTCCAGAACGACTTCGGCCGGTAGTGCACCTCGGTGGGGCTCACCCAGTGCCAGATGCCCTCCTGGGCGGGCTTGGCGGTGACCGTCATCCGGCGCTGCAGGTCGTCGCGGTAGTCCTCCGGGATGGCCCGGCCGAACTTCACGATCAGCGGCATGCCCACGCCGACGACCTGGTTGTCGCCGAGGAAGCTGGTGACCCGGATCTGCTTGCCCGGCTTCGCCATGGTGGTGAAGGTGCTGGTCGCGGTGGCCGGCTTGCCGTCGTCGCCGGTCGCGGTCACCGTGGCCGTGTACGTCTCGCCGTAGTTCAGCGCGCCGTCCGGCAGCCAGCTCTTCCCGTCCCTCGCGAGCTCGCCCTCGACGACCTTGCCGGCGGAGTCCTTCAACTCGACGGTGGTCTCCTGCGCGTCCTTCGTGGTGAAGGTGAGCGCCGTGGAGGCCGGGACGTCCTTGGCGTCGGCCGCGGGCTCGGTGATGGTCGCCGCCGCCTTCGGGCCGCTCTCGCCACCGCCCTGCCAGCTCGACCCCTTGTCGTCCCCGCCCTTGTCGCTGGTGCACCCGGTCAGGGCCATGGCGGCGGCGAGCACCGCGGCCGCGAACACGCGGCGTCGCCCGCCGCGCCGGGGGGTGCCGCCCCGGATCAGCTCGTCCTGGCTAGCTCGCATGTTTCCCTCACAAGTCGTGATCCCGGCCCATCGTCCCTATAGACGCACCGGAACGGTTACCCGTTGCCGGACGTGAACCGAAACACCCCGCCCGCGATGTAACGATTCTGATATCGTGCGGCGCTTTGCCGGGTGGAGTGGTCTCTCCGCCACCCGACGGTACGTGGGCGGACGACCGCCATCGGCGCCGCGCCCGCCCACGTTACGCCGGTTCAGAAGGGCGATCCCTGACCGCCCTCCGGCACCGGCACGGCGCTGCCCGCGACGAACTGCGACCAGCTCATGCTCCAGGCCGTCCAGCCGTTGCCCGGCTCCAGCCGCCGCTCGGTGCCCTTCACCGTGATCGGGTCGCCGACCAGCGTCTTGCCGAAGAGCCACCGGCCGTTCGCCATCGAGACGTTGACGCAGCCGTGCGAGACGTTCACCCTGCCCTGCTTGCCCTCCGACCACGGCGCCGCGTGGATGTACTCCCCGCCCCAGGTGAGTCGCTGGGCGAAGTCGATCTCCGTGACGTACTGGTTGCGGGGGTCCGGCTCGTCCCGGGTGTCGAAGACCGTGGACTCCTTCTTCTCCATCACCACCATGGTGCCGCTGGACGAGGGGGTGCTCTTCTTGCCCAGGCTCACCGGGATGGTGCGGACCACCGAACCGTTCTCGTAGACGGTCATCTGCTTGGTCGCGTTGTCGACCTTCATCTCGAACGCGCGGCCGATCTTGGCGGTGGCGCTGCGGTCGACGTTGCCGTAGCGGCCGTTGCTCAGCGGGATCCCGGCAAGCGCCAGCCGGACGGTGATGGTGGTGCCCGGCTTCCAGTACTCCGGGGCCCGGTAGTACGCCTGGGTGCCGTTGTAGAGCCAGTGCCAGGCGCCCGGCTGCGGCGGGTCGGTCTGCACGAACATCCGCTTCTGCACCGCGGCGCGGTCCTTCTTCGGGATGCCCGGCGAGAACTCGGCGACCACCGGCATGCCCACCCCGTACGTCTTGCCGCTGAACATGTAGAGCCCCGAGCCGATCATCGACTTCGGCTTGGCCATCGTGGTGAAGCTGCTGGTGCCCTGCCGGGCCTGGCCGTCGCTGCCGGTCCCGGTCACCGTGGCGGTGTACCGGGTCCCGTACTTCAACGGAGCCGACGGCACCCAGGACGAGCCGTCCCGGCGCAGCCGCCCGGCGACGGTGGCGCCGTCGGCGGCGGTGAGGACGACCTTCGACACCTTCCCGCCGCCCGGGATCTTCGCGCTGATCTCGGTGCTGACCGGGCGCTTCTCTGCCCCGTCGGCCGGGCTCACCGACAGCGTCGGCAGGGCGGCCTGGCTCGGCTCGCCCGTCGTGTCCGGTGACGTGGTCGCGACCGGGTCACCCTGCTGCGCGCCGGCCACGAACGCCGGCTTCTTCTGGTCGTCGCCGCACCCGGTCAGTGCCAGCGACGCCGTGAGGACCAGGACGCCCACCATCGCCCCGGACCGCGCGAACCTGCCCATCCCCACCTCTGTTCTCGCGTGCCTGGCCGACATCGTGCCGCATGATTGCCCGCGTCCTGCGCCCCGTGGCCGGAGGGATGCGAACTTTGCGGGCTTTCGCCGGTTAAGCTCGTCCGAAGGGTGGAGCCCGGTATCGGATTGGAACCCGGCTCGGCGTGCGTGCTAAGGTTCTTCCCGTTGTCAGCGAGCGCCGCTAGCTCAACTGGCAGAGCAGCGGACTCT is from Micromonospora terminaliae and encodes:
- a CDS encoding copper resistance CopC/CopD family protein; the encoded protein is MTVMTAAVRRRPVAVADRPWAARLATAAGLLVTLLALLLAPATPASAHAVLVSSSPAASSVVQSAPAEVVITFSEGVRKVPGKVRVIAPDGSRADRGEPTFKGAVVTIPVDPSGSRGTYLVSYRVISADSHPVSGAFTYSVGAPSTPPTDTGTDTRADPVVGNAVKVAKYLGYAGLLLLVGPALVLAALWPRRLSRRGPARLAWSGLGLLAVATLAELWLQVPYTNGGGPFDVTGSGFGDVLGSTYGTAHLVRLGLLAAAAFLLRPLFAGPVGRTDGLILAILGGAALFTWPLAGHPAASPAPAVSVVVDAVHLGSMAVWLGGLVMLAVFLLRRADERELDAILPIWSRWAALAVAALLLAGTVQGLIEVATPKALVDTTYGRLLLAKIVLFALVIGVAAYSRALVRRRAAAGRPGAMRRAVVAELAITAVVLGLSATLVQTTPARTASGTVAGAPDNFFSTTLSSPLYSLQVELDPAETGSNSLHLYAYTKDNRPQPVQEWKATAALPSAGIEPITIPLLPLTDNHAFGEFNLPAAGQWQLRFTVRTSDIDQATVTATVPVK
- a CDS encoding YcnI family protein, giving the protein MIRLRRPATAAALTLTAVTAAVLGLAGPASAHVTVNPKEATQGSYGRFAFRVPNESDTASTAKVEVNLPENAPVGSVSTMPVPGWTVAVEKRKVDPPIEVHGSQLTEAVSKLTWTAAPNGGVKPGEFQEFPVSMGPLPQVDRMVFKVLQTYSDGNVSRWIEEPTPGAEEPENPAPVLTLAAAEASASPAASAPAAAADDDDDDDADTGAATAFGVAGLVAGLAGLILGGLAFRRTRREPAAKS
- a CDS encoding glycosyltransferase 87 family protein, giving the protein MPAEPVAPPAVTEDDPGGRTARRLVAVVALAAVLPALYLPGLVHDFFDLKIYMRAMDWWSAGHPLYDYVQPDRVQGALYFTYPPFAALLLRPFALLPLGATIAIFTVLTVVGVVVTTRWLVLPVIRRHGLPPLFSVTVAVLLVLAVESTRETLTFGQINMLLVVLILGDLLYAVPQGRRWAGVGVGLAAALKLFPGIFVLYLLATRRWRAAVVAAVTAALATLLAAAVAPGDSWRFWTHELWATDRVGRTDYTGNQSLFGLLSRITAPDKPSQLPWLLLALLVAGYGLWRAARAARAGDALAGLTLTGLVGGLVSPITWTHHLYWFIPAVVVLLDAALDADRTTVEGARRRRWLLVLAVGTGFVIVYGVVTFQDWGVAPARTDNPAEFIVRNAYVLLSLLLLAVLPARHRVPERSAAPAGNGH
- the orn gene encoding oligoribonuclease, giving the protein MAVADLLVWIDCEMTGLDLGRDKLIEVAALVTDPDLNVLGEGVDVVIHADEAALEAMPEIVQTMHGKSGLTEEVRRSTVTLREAEDMVLDYVASHVKDPRTAPLCGNSIATDRGFIARDMPRLDAHLHYRMIDVSSIKELCRRWYPRVYFGQPQKGLAHRALADIRESIRELEYYRRTVFVPLPGPDVESAKAIAAQL
- a CDS encoding L,D-transpeptidase, whose protein sequence is MRASQDELIRGGTPRRGGRRRVFAAAVLAAAMALTGCTSDKGGDDKGSSWQGGGESGPKAAATITEPAADAKDVPASTALTFTTKDAQETTVELKDSAGKVVEGELARDGKSWLPDGALNYGETYTATVTATGDDGKPATATSTFTTMAKPGKQIRVTSFLGDNQVVGVGMPLIVKFGRAIPEDYRDDLQRRMTVTAKPAQEGIWHWVSPTEVHYRPKSFWKANSTVSYKVQAGGLPLGGGWYGRSDLSVDVKVGPSFVMTVDNRTKRMTVTKDGKVIKTILVSLGKKSTPSSSGTMVVIEKLRHTVFDTMEELGPEEGYRTEIDYAQRLTWGGEFIHAAPWSEGVQGRTNVSHGCVNVSMKDGNWLFANTRMGDPITVKGTERKLQNGNGWTDWNMSWDEYVKGSALPYEPPAEPGDDTSPAADEPSVEPTP
- a CDS encoding L,D-transpeptidase, which codes for MGRFARSGAMVGVLVLTASLALTGCGDDQKKPAFVAGAQQGDPVATTSPDTTGEPSQAALPTLSVSPADGAEKRPVSTEISAKIPGGGKVSKVVLTAADGATVAGRLRRDGSSWVPSAPLKYGTRYTATVTGTGSDGQARQGTSSFTTMAKPKSMIGSGLYMFSGKTYGVGMPVVAEFSPGIPKKDRAAVQKRMFVQTDPPQPGAWHWLYNGTQAYYRAPEYWKPGTTITVRLALAGIPLSNGRYGNVDRSATAKIGRAFEMKVDNATKQMTVYENGSVVRTIPVSLGKKSTPSSSGTMVVMEKKESTVFDTRDEPDPRNQYVTEIDFAQRLTWGGEYIHAAPWSEGKQGRVNVSHGCVNVSMANGRWLFGKTLVGDPITVKGTERRLEPGNGWTAWSMSWSQFVAGSAVPVPEGGQGSPF